A window of the Chaetodon trifascialis isolate fChaTrf1 chromosome 9, fChaTrf1.hap1, whole genome shotgun sequence genome harbors these coding sequences:
- the akap1b gene encoding A kinase (PRKA) anchor protein 1b — translation MPLRFRSVVPYTLPGVLALISWWWYISRKKERLIIHDSPEGAPTAMGLRSSLAEGSNGLVEKGTKATNDTESPTHIPPKVSNQTTECENISHVHVQDTEAELLCSSEGVKVPSLEQSSNEVARHLGRIRQEEVPKPSVLPLPSPGKEYSLQVSVKDHKDPEKSSSPALVNEPEKHAGKDPATVEKIVLPHHSTKVMSSSPTTADLSDAERPEPEGEVARQHSTVNIQDEMVVCVVTPAKVQRAIPSETISLETPPSVQDFCQHILTSTPTFPALSPASTALTTIQDSATTSLSPEDMKLRSCRGEDQDLELLASGLITEVISAATKEILGVASCQVTDNSQPCCSSSTTLGSGRLCSPQEPSTATQQCHNLLTSPSQIGFESREAANIEEQVMPNGCSLLSHRVHQTNSAQRGHWPTSSHQAAQSARLLNVKLKGDEPAVVTEDSACSTCHSEDGITSEDLQNSMFDNQMDVIQVTDLSAREATQPQSLVQTVTEVMVLSETEENSVDAVCEIKRVNGMGMRNGAHGICEMETDQSGGSDVNSMDSVDSGCTMGAGESQSNHTASSSSELVIWEIEVPKHLVGRLIGKQGRYVSFLKQNSGAKIYISTLPYTQEFQICHIEGTQQQVDKALSLIGKKFKDLDLTNLYAPPAPPLTLPSLPMTSWLLLPSGVTVEVIVVNIVSAGHVFVQQHTHPTYHALRSLDQQMFLCYSQPGTPALPSPAEVGVICAAPAVEGAWWRAQVITFYKETNEVEIRYVDYGGYDRVKTDLLRQIRSDFVTLPFQGAEVLLDNIAPLPGEDRFSAEATSALEEMTRGVALLAQVSNYDNNTGLPLIHLWNMVGDEIISVNRTLAERGLGVWVDGF, via the exons ATGCCACTGAGGTTTCGTTCCGTTGTGCCCTACACGCTGCCTGGAGTCCTGGCACTTATCAGTTGGTGGTGGTATATCTCACGGAAGAAAGAGCGACTCATCATCCATGACAGCCCAGAGGGGGCACCAACTGCTATGGGCCTTAGGTCATCTCTAGCAGAGGGTAGCAACGGTTTGGTTGAGAAAGGCACAAAAGCCACAAATGACACAGAAAGCCCCACCCACATACCTCCAAAGGTCAGTAACCAGacaacagaatgtgaaaatatttcccACGTCCATGTCCAGGACACTGAAGCAGAATTACTGTGTTCCAGTGAAGGTGTGAAGGTGCCTTCACTTGAACAAAGTTCTAATGAAGTTGCCCGTCACCTTGGCAGAATAAGACAAGAGGAAGTCCCTAAACCCTCTGTCTTGCCTCTACCATCACCTGGCAAAGAATACAGCCTACAAGTGTCAGTAAAAGACCATAAAGACCCAGAGAAAAGCTCATCACCTGCCTTGGTAAATGAGCCAGAGAAACACGCAGGGAAAGATCCAGCTACAGTAGAAAAGATTGTCTTGCCCCACCATTCTACCAAAGTTATGAGCTCCTCCCCCACAACAGCAGACCTGTCTGATGCAGAGAGGCCTGAGCCAGAGGGGGAAGTTGCTAGGCAGCATAGCACTGTTAATATACAAGATGAGATGGTTGTTTGTGTGGTCACCCCAGCCAAAGTGCAGAGAGCGATCCCATCAGAGACCATCTCTCTAGAGACACCCCCTTCAGTACAAGATTTCTGCCAACACATTCTAACCAGCACACCCACCTTCCCTGCCCTGTCCCCGGCCTCCACAGCCCTGACCACCATCCAAGACTCCGCCACCACATCGCTGTCCCCAGAGGACATGAAGTTACGTAGTTGTCGTGGAGAGGACCAGGATCTGGAGCTTCTGGCATCTGGACTCATAACTGAGGTCATCTCAGCAGCCACCAAGGAGATCCTTGGTGTCGCCAGCTGCCAGGTCACAGACAACAGCCAGCCCTGCTGTAGTAGCAGCACAACACTGGGTAGTGGAAGACTATGCTCCCCACAGGAGCcaagcacagcaacacagcagTGCCACAATCTACTGACAAGCCCCTCTCAGATAGGCTTTGAGTCTAGAGAGGCAGCAAACATAGAAGAGCAAGTGATGCCCAATGGATGCTCCCTGCTAAGTCACAGGGTTCATCAGACAAATAGTGCACAGAGAGGCCATTGGCCAACATCATCGCACCAAGCAGCACAAAGTGCCCGTTTGCtaaatgtgaaactgaaaggTGACGAACCAGCCGTGGTTACTGAAGACTCAGCCTGCAGCACATGCCACTCTGAGGATGGCATCACCAGTGAGGACCTCCAGAACAGCATGTTTGACAACCAAATGGATGTGATTCAGGTTACAGACTTGTCAGCAAGAGAAGCCACACAGCCTCAGTCATTGGTTCAGACTGTCACAGAGGTGatggttttgagtgaaactgaagaaaactcagtggatgctgtgtgtgagaTAAAGAGGGTCAATGGAATGGGAATGAGGAATGGAGCTCATGGGATATGTGAGATGGAAACAGACCAGTCTGGAG GCTCTGATGTCAATAGTATGGACTCAGTGGACAGTGGCTGCACTATGGGTGCTGGGGAAAGCCAGAGCAACCACACTGCCTCCTCGAGCTCTGAACTCGTCATCTGGGAAATTGAGGTGCCAAAG CATCTTGTAGGGCGGTTAATAGGGAAACAAGGGAGATATGTGAGTTTCCTGAAGCAGAACTCTGGCGCGAAGATCTACATCTCCACCCTGCCTTATACACAGGAGTTTCAGATCTGTCACATAGAGG GTACGCAGCAGCAGGTTGACAAAGCCCTGTCTTTGATAGGGAAGAAGTTTAAAGACCTGGACTTGACCAACCTGTATGCACCTCCAGCACCCCCGCTCACATTGCCATCACTTCCCATGACCTCCTGG CTTCTTCTCCCTAGTGGAGTGACAGTTGAAGTGATAGTGGTGAACATTGTGTCAGCCGGTCACGTCTTCGTCCAGCAGCACACCCATCCTACCTACCATGCTCTAAGAAGCCTCGACCAGCAGATGTTCCTCTGTTATTCCCAGCCGGGCACCCCTGCTCTCCCCTCACCAGCTGAAG ttGGTGTGATCtgtgcagctccagcagtgGAAGGAGCCTGGTGGCGAGCTCAGGTCATCACCTTCtataaagaaacaaatgaagtgGAGATTAGATACGTTGATTATGGAGGCTATGACAGAGTTAAGACTGACTTACTACGGCAAATAAG GTCTGATTTTGTAACACTACCGTTTCAAGGTGCGGAGGTATTGCTTGATAACATCGCCCCACTTCCAG